One stretch of Chaetodon auriga isolate fChaAug3 chromosome 18, fChaAug3.hap1, whole genome shotgun sequence DNA includes these proteins:
- the fbxo30b gene encoding F-box only protein 30b: protein MEEDHVHCMSCVNQRCMVRPQPGISCDLITCPLVCGAVFHSCKVDEHQLMCPLVRVPCLNSGYGCPATLVRNQMYTHLEVCPAGVVCCTMEWNRWPISSLDYTSYESLSRGVEEVEQLDMALALQDQRTLLESLKVIAMAPTAKAEPLVPVSKENRAADSVLLISSPEASTFIESPSQSSSSHQPQPPPPGSAKEKIVNGINGLKEEHFSKLYEATVETARSLAAALEFVSSANSVDSSTETRGAAIQTNRLSSSGDLQNGPEDKTPVAAEGENKSEMEEQSVCSSCLKGNGALEETEGQILNTTNGPLSEAMEVRLETACPVLVQDDMNAGVSQPVTPQMASPVHVSQGVAQRAGHVVLEDRGLVLLENNVPEHKFHNYQIFRVQGKCSLSNQQICFVPDRQSLYRLRPKMEDKAVDTSDLEQDDDPMGLGEIDLITAALLFCLEESRECRRISDTAYVDGHRVNFGTQTFTFPAAILVTNTRVGDMASASACDHAAPQLSYPSPFRTLRLGLVLEALEVEAVPHNRYLPPNPRYQHMFPFVCGQSFRRDQFSSHFTNVHGDIHAGLNGWMEQRCPLAYYGCTFSQRRFYPSTQGAKVVHDRHLRSFGVQPCPRANLPSDSQSDQFSGLPIEILWHIAGFLDSFSLCQLSLVSRTMREVCASLLQTRGIVDLQWERRPCPGAPGTVSWQIKNRVWRFSTAFSQVLSWRFTDLPSMSDHLKKCHFNVVEYKTEPVPLPAMCTARDGHSLRHALRHINT from the exons atggaggaggacCATGTTCACTGTATGTCCTGTGTTAACCAGAGATGCATGGTCAGACCTCAACCAGGCATTTCTTGTGATCTTATCACTTGTCCTCTGGTGTGTGGGGCTGTATTTCACTCCTGCAAAGTGGATGAGCACCAGCTGATGTGCCCATTGGTGAGAGTCCCCTGCTTAAACAGCGGCTATGGCTGTCCCGCCACCCTGGTGCGCAACCAAATGTACACACACCTCGAAGTGTGTCCAGCTGGAGTGGTGTGTTGCACTATGGAGTGGAATAGATGGCCCATTAGCAGCCTGGACTATACTTCCTATGAGAGCCTGAGCCGtggtgtggaggaggtggagcagttAGACATGGCACTTGCCCTTCAGGACCAGCGTACACTACTGGAGTCCCTCAAGGTGATTGCTATGGCACCTACTGCAAAGGCAGAGCCACTTGTCCCTGTTAGCAAGGAGAACAGGGCAGCAGACTCAGTTTTGCTTATATCTTCCCCTGAGGCCTCCACCTTTATTGAGTCACCTTCGCAGTCATCATCCTCACATCAGCCACAACCTCCCCCACCAGGTTCGGCAAAGGAGAAAATTGTCAATGGAATTAATGGCTTGAAAGAAGAGCACTTCAGTAAACTGTATGAGGCCACAGTTGAGACCGCGAGAAGCCTTGCCGCTGCTTTAGAATTTGTTAGCAGTGCCAACTCTgttgacagcagcacagagaccagaggagcAGCTATTCAGACGAACAGGTTGAGCAGCAGTGGAGACCTTCAGAATGGACCGGAAGACAAAACACCTGTAGCTGCTGAAGGTGAGAATAAAAGCGAGATGGAGGAGCAAAGTGTTTGTTCTAGCTGTTTGAAAGGAAATGGGGCCCTGGAAGAAACAGAAGGACAGATTTTAAACACAACAAATGGACCACTGTCAGAAGCAATGGAGGTCCGTCTGGAGACAGCTTGTCCTGTTCTGGTGCAAGATGACATGAATGCTGGGGTTTCTCAGCCAGTCACCCCTCAAATGGCATCTCCGGTGCATGTCAGCCAGGGTGTGGCACAGCGTGCTGGTCATGTGGTCCTGGAAGATAGGGGACTAgttcttttagaaaataatgtGCCTGAACACAAGTTCCACAACTACCAGATTTTTAGGGTCCAGGGCAAATGTTCATTATCTAATCAACAGATTTGTTTCGTCCCGGACAGACAATCATTGTATAGACTGCGACCCAAAATGGAAGACAAGGCAGTGGATACCTCGGACCTGGAGCAGGATGACGATCCCATGGGTCTGGGAGAGATCGATCTGATCACAGCAGCCCTGCTCTTCTGTTTAGAGGAGTCCAGAGAGTGTAGAAGGATCTCTGATACAGCCTATGTTGATGGCCACCGTGTTAACTTTGGCACACAGACTTTCACTTTCCCTGCAGCAATCTTGGTAACCAACACTAGAGTGGGTGACATGGCCTCTGCGTCTGCCTGTGACCATGCTGCCCCCCAGCTCTCCTACCCCAGCCCTTTCCGCACTCTCCGCCTTGGCCTTGTTCTGGAAGCTCTGGAGGTGGAAGCGGTCCCACATAACCGCTACCTACCTCCTAACCCCCGCTACCAACACATGTTCCCTTTCGTCTGTGGTCAGTCATTCCGCCGGGACCAGTTTTCTTCCCATTTCACAAATGTCCATGGTGACATTCATGCTGGTCTCAATGGTTGGATGGAGCAACGCTGCCCCCTAGCATATTATGGCTGCACATTTTCCCAGAGGAGGTTTTACCCATCCACCCAGGGGGCCAAGGTGGTTCATGACAGGCACCTCAGGTCCTTTGGGGTTCAGCCTTGCCCAAGGGCAAACCTTCCAAGTGACTCCCAGTCTGACCAATTTAGTGGGCTTCCCATTGAGATACTGTGGCACATAGCTGGGTTCCTGGACAGTTTCAGCCTGTGTCAACTGTCGTTGGTGTCACGGACTATGAGGGAGGTGTGTGCCAGTCTTCTCCAGACCAGGGGTATAGTAGACCTGCAGTGGGAGCGAAGACCGTGCCCTGGTGCTCCTGGCACTGTGTCATGGCAGATCAAAAACAGA GTGTGGAGATTCAGCACTGCCTTCAGCCAAGTGTTGTCGTGGCGTTTCACTGATCTCCCCAGCATGTCGGACCATCTTAAGAAGTGCCACTTCAACGTAGTGGAGTACAAGACAGAGCCTGTGCCCCTTCCTGCCATGTGTACTGCCCGAGATGGACACTCACTGCGTCACGCCCTGCGTCACATCAACACCTGA